In Miscanthus floridulus cultivar M001 unplaced genomic scaffold, ASM1932011v1 fs_464_1_2, whole genome shotgun sequence, the DNA window AAAGACGCTGCTGGAGGAGAATGAGTGGGACATCTTATTGGAGAAAGATCAGGTATCAACTACTCCGTATGAAACAGGATTTTTCAGATATATGCTACAGTGTTACTACAGAGAAAtgcagtaaaaataccggaggtTTCGCTCAGAAAACCTGATGCTGACAATATGGTATCTTAACAGCTCGCCATGGAGAGACAAGCCGGGAGAGTGTTCAAAGGATGGAAGGAGGGCAAGATCTACTTTGCCCCTACATACAAGTACAAGCAGAACTCCGACTCATATGTATGGGAGACCGCCAAATCGAAGAAGAAACGACGAACGCCGGCATGGTAACATAACAAGTACAGCATTGGTTTGAAGATTCAGACATGCCAAAGCTTTGAGGCTTCCTGAGGCAGACTGATATTTCTGAATGTTCTCATTGTTGATGATGCAGGTGTGACCGGATACTGTGGCACGGCCAGGGCATCGAGCAGCTGCAGTACATCAGGGGCGAGTTCAGGCTCTCCGATCACAGGCCTGTCTGCAGCGTGTTCGTGGTCGAAGCCGATGTAGATAGTGGGAGCAGGATCAGAAAGGGCTACTCAACTCTGGACGCTAGGATCCACTGCGATTCCTCCGCGATACCCAAGAGACACAGCTTCTATGATGACTTCTAAAATTTTGACTTGTGATGATAGTTTTGTCTATAATATAGTAGCTTACAAAGATCAGAAACGTTTGTAGCGAAAAGGCTGAAGTTTTTCAAGCCTAACACTTGTCTTGTACTCCAAGTGGTATACTAACTGAAAGTCAATGGTGGTTACTGAACAGAATACAAGTGAACAATGGTATTTCACCCAACAGCTACTGTCTGCTGGTGAAAAGCGCTTGCGGTCTTGCTATTGAGTATAGAAAATGCCATCCAGATAGGCAGATACAACAGTGTTTTCCTGTAAATACAAGGGCATAGCAGAAACTGAACACCGGATCACATTCTGTCATGAAAATTGAAAAGTGAGGGTAACATTATGGTATTAGTTCTTTACCATATGGTAGATCTCATTCTGTCATGAAAAGGTTCCTCAAATAAGATCGTGAGGACAGAGAAATAGGTGCCTGACTACAAAACAAGTCAGGCATGACGATTTGCCATGTTAAAAGAGTTTCCCATAGCTTTTCGTGTTCATCTTTTAGTGAACTGTGGTAGAGATCCTATCAATTTTTAGCCTTTTTGTTTCATGGTGATACTAGAGATCAGATTAAACGCCACTTTTATCTGCTGGGGCATTAGCTTCTCCTGGCAATCTTTTCTGCTCAACTGTGCTTGGTTCAGTCCGTGTTTGTTCCTCCTTTTCAGATTCGGTATCCGATTCTTCACTCTTTTCAGGAGCAGTCTCCATGTTTTCCCTCTTTCCAGATCCAGCATCTTCAGTCTTCGCACCTGAAATGCTTTCTGGGGCTTTTTGGCTGCTCATCTGATATGGCTCAGAAGCAAGAGCTGAATTCTCAGGGCTCCAAAATGATGGCATCTTCTTGTCATCTTCTCTCATCCTCACCGCATAATCATTTATATTGAAAGTTGCTGGGTTCTTGCcaccaaatgcacattctaactcATCCATGTTGAAAAGTTCTTCCATGATCTTCATGGTGTCAGGTCTGTCCGAGTATACAAATTTGACCTTGTTTCTGGTCTTCTTCTCAAGAAGGGGGCTTGCCATCTACATTCAGATCTAGATTTTAGTTCTTGAAATGTATCATGAATTCATGATTAACTGAAAGTAACATCAGGTGTTTAATTTCCTTGATACATATGAAACTGATACttatgtacagcaaaactacaaggCAACATCTCACTAGCTGCTGCTGTTCCGCTTCAGTTACTCTCTAGTGTTTCATTATGGCTGGCTGGTGCTCtgcagctgcagcctgcagcGCTGCAGAGATGCAAGCGTGCCGTGAGCAACCCACAAAATTAAGCCTATATGCGGGTTCGTGGGCTATCCCGCTTGCATCCCTAGCTGCAGTAGCAAGCTCAGTCGAACACACCGAATTAGTACATAAACAAATATGCTTTACTACAATATCAAGATGGAAATTCAAAAAATGTTACATCAATCTTTTACTGGAGTCTATATGTAGGAAGGTGATGAAATTGGTCAGGACATGGTGTATTCATGGAACATGTCATCCTAAATATCTGATGAAATAAATAAGAAGCTCAAATATTTGTAAAGACATACCTTCCAGAAAGGCTCAAAAAACTTTGGAGCATTGTAAAGAATTGCCACACCCAATCTTTCAGGATAATGGCCTTGTAGGACATCTGCTGTCATCTTTGTCACCTGAATTGACAAGTTACCTAAGTTGAAACCAGCAAAATCAACGAGCCAAACCATCTGATCCTGACCATGTGGCAGATTTAGAATTGCATTCTCCATACAGTACACCAAGTACTTGACTTGCCCATTGGGATTCTTGGTATTCTGAAAAATAAAATAACAACTCAGAATGGTTGAATTAGACAGCATGTATTTATATGCATATAAAAATGTGCATTCAACAGTGAAAGTGGTAAAAACAAAAAGGTTTTATGGGGAACTCCCCACATTCACGTCTCAAAAAAGAAAAGATAGATGAAAAAAGGGAACATAAGAGCATTATCAAACCTGGCATCCAGGTCTCATGACAAGGATACTCTGCTCAATCTTGTCAAAGTAATCAGTTCGGTAAATTTTCCCGGTCACCGCTTCATCCGATATGTCATCCTACATAAAGAAATGCAAAATAAGATTTTCTATCAGATAATAATTCATCAAACCAGATGCCATAATGCACCAAATGTTTCACAAAGCATGCTTGGCATCAGCAAAATCACACGTGTACCATTGTCACATACTTCAAAGCAATATGACTTAGAAAAAATCTCACCCAACGGATTTCATCTGGCTTATATTCGGAACGCCATTTTAAGGTCGTCTTCAGCATTCTAGTAGCCTTCTTTACGTCCCAGTTCCTTGCTATCAGGTACCTTGCAATTGAAGCATCTGAGCAATATAGAGCTGATTTTCCAGATAGCTGTCCTAGGTCAGTTCTAACTTTACCAATCTGacatgaaagaaaaagaaaaataagaatgcACACTGTATGAGTTCTATATAAGATAATGGTAACAATTGGCTATTTGGGTGCCTAActggaaaagaaaaaggaaaggaggcAAACAAGTTTAAGATGCATTTTATATCTAGAGCTCTTCCACTTAGTAGCAAACAAACAAAATATTGAATCCAGGTGACATGAAATCACCTTGGACAGCTGCTCCTCATACAATGCTGCTTCTTTCCCATGGCCATTGGTTGTACCACTCACTGAACTCATAGTGCCCTTTCACTATTTCCTACAAGAATAAAATCCAAAAGCCTTGTAAGAACTTCAGTCTAAGTTACACAAAGGAGAATAACTATAGCTCCTGTAAGGGAGAAAAACAGAAGGACAGGCAAAGTAAAAACAGAATTTC includes these proteins:
- the LOC136531861 gene encoding uncharacterized protein encodes the protein MSSVSGTTNGHGKEAALYEEQLSKIGKVRTDLGQLSGKSALYCSDASIARYLIARNWDVKKATRMLKTTLKWRSEYKPDEIRWDDISDEAVTGKIYRTDYFDKIEQSILVMRPGCQNTKNPNGQVKYLVYCMENAILNLPHGQDQMVWLVDFAGFNLGNLSIQVTKMTADVLQGHYPERLGVAILYNAPKFFEPFWKMASPLLEKKTRNKVKFVYSDRPDTMKIMEELFNMDELECAFGGKNPATFNINDYAVRMREDDKKMPSFWSPENSALASEPYQMSSQKAPESISGAKTEDAGSGKRENMETAPEKSEESDTESEKEEQTRTEPSTVEQKRLPGEANAPADKSGV